One window from the genome of Actinoplanes teichomyceticus ATCC 31121 encodes:
- a CDS encoding helix-turn-helix domain-containing protein: MSRVPRPPAAYVHGLDGPTVVVPGRIAALLVKRARLDELRLTLRGIDGELDSVLEAIVLAGAAWRRHRTGSDHGTDLEKRPDHGSDSVLTTADAAALLSMSDRGVRRAITDGRLPAQRAGDVWLINREDVEHFRSARGNGESE, from the coding sequence GTGAGCCGGGTGCCGCGGCCGCCGGCCGCCTACGTCCACGGTCTCGATGGCCCGACCGTGGTGGTCCCGGGGCGGATCGCCGCCCTGCTGGTCAAGCGCGCCCGCCTGGACGAACTGCGGCTGACACTCCGCGGCATCGATGGCGAGCTGGACAGCGTGCTGGAGGCCATCGTCTTGGCCGGTGCTGCCTGGCGTCGCCACCGCACCGGTTCCGATCACGGTACTGACCTGGAGAAACGCCCCGATCATGGGTCAGATTCGGTGCTGACGACGGCGGATGCCGCGGCGCTGCTGAGCATGAGCGACCGCGGGGTCCGGCGGGCCATCACCGATGGTCGTCTGCCGGCTCAGCGCGCCGGTGACGTGTGGCTGATCAACCGCGAGGACGTCGAGCACTTCCGCTCGGCACGAGGCAACGGAGAGAGCGAGTGA
- a CDS encoding Wadjet anti-phage system protein JetD domain-containing protein, producing MPLLITEAAGRRVVPLKGLPSGVVALTVPRKGPEGPRVPRDRRGRVAPRQVDLVTEDAVPPFQPPIGFPSGDLIWLLRIEGQKQWATVTKRLGKTAWEIVVALLRSGGVVVRCEVTSELGYKPLRLRLSAAWAAVAADQLRQLTDQPDPYAARQALLERMADVPQMADERALLAAMPENDDLDVPPGSRSGAKRWSLYDHAIRAACTWFSRYAGTDQVDATELAAVAFQESHTKWTPPLRAAFANLVGMSWDSAVLPIDTEVTLRGPLRWTIGEVVADAATSVPWIGLPSNGLCTLGVVESRARGVLLIENKSNFERVCAIPEIVDRWLCVWGRGYARDGLVTLVRALAPEHVAAWGDLDAHGIAIVADLAERLERSVVPVGMDPEIFRTGVKRKRTDEERRDARELAEKMATSAPEPLRPLAELIAMSGDSCEQETTRQRVVPQLPRMLRAIENGDLVRCP from the coding sequence GTGCCACTGCTGATCACCGAGGCAGCAGGCCGACGCGTGGTACCTCTCAAGGGTCTGCCCTCGGGGGTAGTGGCGCTGACCGTGCCCCGCAAAGGACCCGAGGGACCTCGGGTGCCGCGCGATAGGCGAGGGAGAGTCGCGCCCCGGCAGGTCGACCTGGTCACCGAGGACGCAGTGCCGCCGTTCCAGCCGCCGATCGGTTTCCCATCGGGCGATTTGATTTGGCTTCTTCGGATTGAGGGACAGAAGCAGTGGGCGACCGTCACCAAGCGCCTCGGTAAGACAGCCTGGGAGATCGTCGTCGCTCTGCTCCGCAGCGGTGGCGTCGTCGTTCGCTGTGAGGTTACGTCCGAGCTCGGCTACAAACCCCTCCGTCTGCGCCTGTCCGCCGCATGGGCCGCAGTCGCGGCCGACCAGCTCCGCCAGCTGACCGACCAGCCGGACCCCTATGCGGCGAGGCAAGCGCTTCTCGAGAGAATGGCAGACGTTCCTCAGATGGCCGACGAACGTGCTCTGCTGGCGGCCATGCCCGAAAACGACGACCTCGACGTACCGCCCGGGTCACGATCCGGTGCCAAAAGATGGAGCCTCTACGACCACGCGATTCGTGCGGCCTGCACGTGGTTCTCAAGATATGCCGGCACGGATCAGGTAGACGCGACCGAGTTGGCCGCGGTCGCCTTCCAAGAATCCCACACCAAGTGGACGCCGCCGTTGCGGGCCGCGTTCGCGAACCTCGTAGGAATGTCGTGGGACTCGGCTGTGCTACCCATCGACACCGAGGTGACTCTCCGCGGCCCGCTTCGCTGGACGATCGGTGAGGTCGTGGCAGACGCAGCCACAAGTGTTCCGTGGATCGGCCTGCCGTCCAATGGACTGTGCACTCTCGGCGTCGTCGAATCTCGAGCTCGCGGCGTTCTTCTCATAGAGAACAAGTCGAACTTCGAACGAGTGTGCGCGATACCCGAGATCGTTGACAGATGGCTATGCGTATGGGGACGCGGATACGCCCGAGACGGCCTCGTCACGCTGGTTCGAGCTTTGGCGCCCGAACATGTCGCGGCATGGGGTGACCTTGACGCCCACGGCATCGCCATCGTCGCCGATCTGGCAGAGCGGCTCGAGCGCTCGGTCGTGCCTGTCGGCATGGATCCCGAGATCTTCCGGACCGGCGTCAAACGGAAGCGAACTGACGAGGAACGTCGCGATGCTCGCGAACTGGCCGAAAAGATGGCGACATCGGCCCCCGAGCCGCTCCGCCCTCTGGCCGAGCTCATCGCTATGTCCGGTGATAGCTGTGAACAGGAGACAACCCGCCAACGGGTCGTGCCCCAGCTACCCCGCATGCTACGTGCGATAGAAAATGGTGATCTGGTGCGTTGTCCATGA
- a CDS encoding DUF6907 domain-containing protein, with translation MSTVPPTAIPNVINEAIKALKPFAPADREQAENMLLFWRRRAELTPETTEQVLDRLFPADDAPDMENPDVREGYVAGYLDAIAVATRLYAEKRDQGDKGVHRADAPGEGEKGYAFVRTPASKLIDPPACPSWCDGVHLSEQDSDEFRDCTSEEVFVPVRRAGERGCEVFQINAVRTFNKIVGKLSRPMIQMEDYDLLPREARALARELIHAADLIDG, from the coding sequence GTGAGCACCGTACCCCCCACCGCAATCCCGAACGTCATCAACGAGGCCATCAAGGCCCTGAAGCCCTTCGCCCCCGCCGACCGCGAGCAGGCGGAGAACATGCTCCTGTTCTGGCGTCGCCGCGCCGAGCTGACGCCGGAGACCACCGAGCAGGTGCTCGACCGGCTGTTCCCCGCCGACGACGCGCCCGACATGGAGAACCCGGACGTCCGCGAGGGCTACGTGGCCGGCTACCTCGACGCCATCGCCGTCGCGACGCGGCTCTACGCCGAGAAGCGCGACCAGGGCGACAAGGGTGTCCACCGGGCGGACGCCCCCGGCGAGGGCGAGAAGGGGTACGCGTTCGTGCGTACCCCCGCCAGCAAGCTCATCGACCCGCCGGCCTGCCCGTCGTGGTGCGACGGCGTGCACCTGAGCGAGCAGGACTCCGACGAATTCCGCGACTGCACCTCGGAGGAGGTATTCGTCCCGGTGCGACGAGCCGGCGAGCGCGGCTGTGAGGTGTTTCAGATCAACGCGGTCCGGACGTTCAACAAGATCGTCGGCAAGCTGTCGCGCCCGATGATCCAGATGGAGGACTACGACCTCTTGCCACGGGAGGCCCGGGCGCTCGCCCGCGAGCTGATCCACGCGGCCGACCTGATCGACGGCTGA
- a CDS encoding PadR family transcriptional regulator: MRVTKDLVAASAMPIVLGILAEGDSYGYAILRRISELSAGELDWTEGFLYPLLHRLERLGHVESSWAATGGRRRKYYRITEQGLAQLSEQHRQWQTVVDALKQIWPSAGDLRPLTFPQEGNA; this comes from the coding sequence GTGCGGGTCACCAAGGACCTCGTCGCCGCCTCGGCCATGCCGATCGTGCTGGGCATCCTGGCCGAGGGTGACAGTTACGGCTACGCCATCCTGCGCCGCATCAGCGAGCTGTCCGCCGGGGAGCTGGACTGGACCGAGGGCTTCCTGTACCCCCTGCTGCACCGGCTCGAGCGGCTCGGCCATGTCGAGTCGAGCTGGGCGGCGACCGGCGGGCGCCGGCGCAAGTACTACCGCATCACCGAGCAGGGCCTGGCCCAGCTGTCCGAGCAGCACCGCCAGTGGCAGACGGTGGTGGACGCGCTCAAGCAGATCTGGCCCAGCGCCGGCGACTTACGGCCGCTGACTTTCCCCCAGGAGGGCAACGCGTGA
- a CDS encoding DUF6907 domain-containing protein, with the protein MRSTETPTQKTLDCPSWCVANHASAFSRKQEAEQRERVHFGRGQILGGIEIGGAETTAGVEVTRVDDLVSGTAGPVGVSTFVEGVLTPEQAAEYASMILRARALAVEANR; encoded by the coding sequence ATGCGCAGCACGGAAACGCCCACCCAGAAGACCCTCGACTGCCCGTCGTGGTGCGTCGCCAACCACGCTTCCGCGTTCTCCCGCAAGCAGGAGGCCGAGCAGCGCGAGCGGGTGCACTTCGGCCGCGGCCAGATCCTCGGCGGTATCGAGATCGGTGGCGCCGAGACGACCGCCGGCGTCGAGGTGACCCGCGTCGACGACCTCGTGAGCGGCACCGCCGGCCCGGTCGGCGTGAGCACGTTCGTCGAGGGCGTGCTGACTCCCGAGCAGGCCGCCGAGTACGCCTCGATGATCCTGCGGGCGCGCGCCCTGGCCGTGGAGGCGAACCGGTGA
- a CDS encoding DUF7715 family protein produces MKALIATHRTQGNGTRDFTFCVPGELVYLGAVCDRDARDPDSPGACGCARAFTGLNSGKATTTAEVGEVPLSTEDYREAVRSSLERAGWTSLGVDPEEIVAELIEIAAQHPVGTVLGRRVDDVMVRD; encoded by the coding sequence GTGAAGGCACTGATCGCAACCCATCGGACTCAGGGCAACGGCACACGCGACTTCACCTTCTGCGTGCCCGGCGAGCTGGTCTACCTCGGCGCCGTCTGCGACCGGGACGCACGGGATCCGGACAGCCCCGGAGCCTGCGGCTGTGCTCGCGCGTTCACCGGACTCAACAGCGGCAAGGCCACGACCACCGCCGAGGTCGGCGAGGTGCCGCTGTCGACGGAGGACTACCGCGAGGCCGTGCGGTCGAGCCTGGAGCGCGCCGGGTGGACGTCGCTCGGTGTCGACCCCGAGGAGATCGTGGCCGAGCTGATCGAGATCGCCGCGCAGCATCCGGTCGGCACGGTGCTCGGACGGCGAGTCGACGACGTCATGGTCCGCGACTGA
- a CDS encoding phage tail tape measure protein — protein sequence MARTVTVKIGADTADFRGKLREAGRAVRDFRGEMERAARGGHLDSIADSAARMGVAGVGAFGVVIASSAKFQKAMSGVSAATHASARDMQMLRDAALEAGKATSYSATDAAAAETELAKAGVSVRDIINGGLSGALSLAAAGQMDVAEAAETAASALTQFKLKGSDVPHIADLLAAGAGKAQGSVHDLGAALNQAGLVSAQMGLSVEDTTGTLAAFASAGLMGSDAGTSLKTAMLMLANPTDKARSLMEELGIQVYDASGKFVGVTKLAGSLKSQLGTLTQEQRNSALATIFGSDAIRAASVLYEQGASGIQTWIDKVDDQGYAADTAARQTDNLIGDIERLKGSLETMAIESGSGANGGLRMLAQGANAVVDRFAELPPAVGETITIMAGLTGALMLGGAGWVKMRRSNAEALAELRATGPAGAKAAAGLQRAAGAAGKAAGAFALLQIADMAIAANMSDLNPQVDALTVGLGQYAQTGKATGEMARLLGGDLGKLDGQFQLLANTDSARAKWAVGLQGGLESVSSALAKSDSSLSTTRERVTALDQSLAQMVQGGQTDAAKRAFAELAHQLAVNGVSMDEFKKQFPQYAAALQVSNSATADATTKTGELGGALQSGAGDQKEYATATDASAAAVRGQRDALDDLSKQLRAEADPVFGLLEAQDKLAAAQDAVAKATKEHGKKSSEAKQATRDLAVAALDLQGKVGALGGTFKGQMTPELRATLRAAGLSEKQIKNLAGQFREAKKDGDKFSKNYRAEVQLTGYSAAAGQMDKLLVYQHALRKGIPVSAAQSAYDKNSRKEFHAGGWTGPGGKYEPAGVVHADEFVIRKEARQKIEAANPGLLDEMNATGQVRGYATGGLVLPFPASVAGARIPSRAEVAKAVGPVFDRDWPSSPGAQRGDSGVWHKIVQLIKSTGPLSGEFGNAFRPGDPKWHGSGRAVDWMGYEQDALASFLASKRPLELIHRTKSRDYAYSRGVNKGSFDAALMEAHRNHIHVAMANGGVINEHVIGYGKSGATYEFGEAGPERVTPLRGYASGGLVNVAPSTTTPTGFRPTGTRLDYLESLLAARSAVQALSAALKENGRTWSTATAKGRDNRSALIAGVRAAQQAAEAKYAETGSVKAANRVYDDYIKQLDRALKAMGVNAKQRRALIKTYSEKPKYDLPETAPRAPSNSSGRVRSITDQIAAEEAISNAKTAFAWTKPTFSTKTKTGQAELTQLFAYLSAAEQAAQSLYAEGGNAKAATNLYNSYLAQLRTILGRSGMTRAQIDSLLKTYGRITLSRNALGGVYERAGGGLREAQIAAGGPTRYAWAEESTGGEAFIPRLGDRSRSLAIWQHVGERWLNQPVWRPGSAGGGQAAARNITVQATIPITLGAETITRQVRIEVDTVLGEVAAATVYQTAG from the coding sequence GTGGCTCGAACCGTGACCGTCAAGATCGGTGCGGACACCGCTGACTTCCGGGGCAAGCTGCGCGAGGCCGGCCGGGCGGTCCGGGACTTCCGCGGCGAGATGGAACGGGCGGCCCGCGGCGGGCACCTGGACTCGATCGCCGACAGCGCGGCGCGTATGGGGGTGGCGGGCGTCGGCGCGTTCGGCGTCGTGATCGCCAGCTCGGCGAAGTTCCAGAAAGCCATGTCGGGCGTCTCGGCCGCCACGCACGCTTCCGCCCGCGACATGCAGATGTTGCGCGATGCGGCGTTGGAGGCCGGCAAGGCGACGAGCTACAGCGCCACCGATGCCGCGGCCGCGGAGACCGAGCTGGCCAAGGCCGGTGTCTCCGTCCGCGACATCATCAACGGCGGCCTCAGCGGCGCGCTGTCGTTGGCGGCGGCCGGTCAGATGGACGTCGCCGAGGCGGCCGAGACCGCGGCCAGCGCGCTCACCCAGTTCAAACTCAAGGGCTCCGACGTCCCCCACATCGCGGATCTGCTGGCGGCCGGCGCCGGCAAGGCTCAGGGGTCGGTGCACGACCTGGGCGCCGCGCTGAACCAAGCCGGGTTGGTCAGCGCGCAGATGGGCCTGTCCGTCGAGGACACTACCGGCACACTGGCTGCATTCGCCTCGGCCGGCCTGATGGGCTCGGATGCGGGAACCAGCCTCAAGACCGCCATGCTCATGCTGGCCAACCCGACCGACAAGGCCCGCTCGCTGATGGAAGAGCTGGGCATCCAGGTCTACGACGCGTCCGGGAAGTTCGTCGGCGTTACGAAGCTGGCCGGTTCGCTGAAGTCGCAGCTCGGCACCCTCACCCAGGAGCAGCGCAACAGCGCGCTGGCCACCATCTTCGGATCGGACGCGATCCGGGCTGCATCGGTGCTGTACGAGCAGGGTGCGTCCGGCATCCAGACCTGGATCGACAAGGTCGACGACCAGGGCTATGCGGCGGACACCGCAGCCCGTCAGACCGACAACCTGATCGGCGACATCGAGCGCCTCAAGGGCTCGCTGGAGACCATGGCGATCGAGAGCGGGTCCGGGGCGAACGGTGGCCTGCGGATGCTCGCCCAGGGCGCCAACGCGGTCGTCGACAGATTCGCCGAGCTGCCGCCCGCGGTCGGCGAGACCATCACGATCATGGCCGGCCTGACCGGCGCGCTCATGCTCGGCGGCGCCGGCTGGGTGAAGATGCGCCGCTCGAACGCCGAGGCGCTGGCGGAGTTGCGCGCCACCGGTCCCGCCGGGGCGAAGGCCGCGGCCGGCCTGCAGCGGGCTGCCGGCGCGGCTGGGAAGGCCGCCGGCGCGTTCGCCCTCTTGCAGATCGCGGACATGGCCATCGCGGCGAACATGTCGGACCTGAATCCGCAGGTCGATGCGCTGACGGTCGGCCTGGGCCAGTACGCGCAGACGGGCAAGGCCACCGGCGAGATGGCCCGGCTGCTGGGCGGCGACCTCGGCAAGCTGGACGGCCAGTTCCAGCTGCTCGCCAACACCGACAGCGCTCGCGCGAAGTGGGCTGTCGGACTCCAGGGGGGCCTGGAGTCCGTCTCGTCGGCGCTGGCGAAATCCGACTCCAGCCTCAGCACCACCCGGGAACGCGTAACCGCGCTGGACCAGTCGCTGGCGCAAATGGTGCAGGGTGGCCAGACGGACGCGGCGAAGCGCGCCTTCGCCGAACTAGCCCACCAGCTCGCCGTCAACGGCGTTTCGATGGACGAGTTCAAGAAGCAGTTCCCGCAGTACGCGGCGGCGCTCCAGGTCTCCAACTCGGCCACCGCCGACGCGACCACGAAGACCGGCGAGCTGGGCGGCGCACTGCAGTCCGGCGCCGGTGACCAGAAGGAGTACGCGACCGCCACCGACGCGTCCGCCGCGGCGGTGCGCGGCCAGCGGGACGCCCTCGACGACCTCTCCAAGCAGCTGCGCGCCGAAGCGGATCCCGTTTTCGGGCTGCTCGAAGCGCAGGACAAGCTGGCGGCGGCTCAGGACGCGGTCGCGAAGGCGACGAAGGAGCACGGGAAAAAGAGCTCCGAGGCGAAGCAGGCCACCCGCGACCTTGCTGTGGCGGCGCTCGACCTGCAGGGCAAGGTGGGAGCGCTCGGCGGGACCTTCAAGGGGCAGATGACCCCGGAGCTGCGGGCGACGCTGCGGGCGGCCGGGCTGAGCGAGAAGCAGATCAAGAACCTTGCCGGCCAGTTCCGTGAGGCGAAGAAGGACGGCGACAAGTTCTCGAAGAATTACCGCGCCGAGGTCCAGCTGACCGGGTACAGCGCCGCTGCCGGCCAGATGGACAAGTTGTTGGTCTACCAGCACGCGCTGCGTAAGGGCATCCCGGTCAGCGCCGCGCAGTCGGCGTACGACAAGAACTCTCGCAAGGAGTTCCACGCTGGCGGCTGGACGGGCCCGGGCGGCAAGTACGAGCCGGCCGGCGTGGTGCACGCCGACGAGTTCGTGATCCGCAAGGAGGCCCGGCAGAAGATCGAGGCCGCGAATCCGGGCCTGCTCGACGAGATGAACGCGACCGGCCAGGTCCGCGGGTACGCGACCGGCGGCCTGGTTCTGCCGTTCCCGGCCAGCGTGGCCGGCGCCCGGATCCCGTCGCGCGCCGAGGTGGCGAAGGCGGTCGGCCCGGTGTTCGACCGGGACTGGCCGTCCAGCCCGGGAGCCCAGCGCGGTGACTCCGGGGTCTGGCACAAGATCGTCCAGCTCATCAAGTCGACCGGCCCGTTGTCCGGCGAGTTTGGGAACGCGTTCCGTCCCGGCGACCCGAAGTGGCACGGATCCGGGCGCGCGGTCGACTGGATGGGCTACGAGCAGGACGCCCTCGCGTCGTTCCTCGCCAGCAAGAGGCCGCTGGAGCTGATCCACCGCACCAAGAGCAGGGACTACGCGTACTCCCGCGGCGTCAACAAGGGCAGCTTCGACGCCGCGTTGATGGAGGCGCACCGCAACCACATCCACGTCGCGATGGCCAACGGGGGCGTGATCAACGAGCACGTCATCGGCTACGGCAAGTCGGGCGCGACGTACGAGTTCGGCGAGGCCGGCCCGGAGCGGGTGACCCCGCTGCGCGGCTACGCCTCCGGCGGCCTGGTCAACGTGGCCCCGTCGACCACCACGCCGACCGGCTTCCGACCGACGGGCACCCGCCTGGACTACCTGGAGTCGCTTCTGGCGGCCCGGAGCGCGGTGCAGGCGCTCTCAGCGGCGTTGAAGGAGAACGGCCGCACCTGGTCAACGGCGACGGCGAAGGGGCGCGACAATCGCAGTGCCCTGATCGCCGGGGTCCGGGCGGCCCAGCAGGCGGCCGAGGCGAAGTACGCCGAGACCGGGTCGGTGAAGGCCGCGAACCGGGTCTACGACGACTACATCAAGCAGCTCGACCGGGCGCTCAAGGCGATGGGGGTCAACGCCAAGCAGCGCCGGGCGTTGATCAAGACGTACAGCGAGAAGCCGAAGTACGACCTGCCGGAGACGGCGCCGCGGGCCCCGTCGAACAGCTCGGGCCGGGTCCGGTCGATCACCGACCAGATCGCCGCGGAGGAGGCCATCTCCAATGCCAAGACCGCGTTCGCCTGGACGAAGCCGACCTTCTCGACGAAGACGAAGACCGGCCAGGCCGAGCTGACCCAGCTGTTCGCCTACCTGTCGGCGGCCGAGCAGGCGGCGCAGAGCCTGTACGCCGAGGGCGGCAACGCCAAGGCTGCGACCAACCTCTACAACTCGTACCTGGCCCAGCTCCGGACGATCCTGGGCCGGTCGGGGATGACCCGGGCGCAGATCGACTCGCTGCTCAAGACGTACGGCCGGATCACGTTGTCGCGCAACGCGCTGGGCGGTGTCTACGAGCGGGCCGGTGGTGGGCTGCGGGAGGCGCAGATCGCGGCCGGCGGCCCGACCCGGTACGCCTGGGCGGAGGAGTCTACCGGCGGCGAGGCGTTCATCCCGCGGCTCGGTGACCGCTCCCGGTCGCTGGCGATCTGGCAGCACGTCGGCGAGCGCTGGCTGAACCAGCCCGTCTGGCGTCCCGGCTCGGCCGGCGGCGGGCAGGCGGCGGCCCGCAACATCACGGTGCAGGCAACCATCCCGATCACTCTCGGAGCCGAGACGATCACCCGCCAGGTGCGGATCGAGGTTGACACCGTGCTCGGCGAGGTCGCGGCCGCCACCGTCTACCAGACCGCCGGATAG
- a CDS encoding DUF6907 domain-containing protein, with the protein MTGRDEKGLSPVETPGAGPWTRAQFLRVGTQVMTEDGWQTIRGLVIFADADQVTVFTPQRDDEWTGGWRFRFNEMVRYRDAAPADGCPAWCTEHYDGGERRQQRCHSSFPQSVPVADVYAGTRRELGVWLERRDDRETGVAETVGILEVRRLAEDVELTPDAMRQLAELLQQLADQADGRRR; encoded by the coding sequence GTGACCGGCCGCGACGAGAAGGGGCTCAGCCCGGTTGAGACCCCTGGCGCCGGGCCCTGGACGCGGGCGCAGTTCCTCCGCGTCGGCACGCAGGTCATGACCGAGGACGGGTGGCAGACCATCCGTGGTCTGGTCATCTTCGCCGACGCCGACCAGGTGACCGTGTTCACCCCGCAGCGCGACGACGAGTGGACCGGCGGGTGGCGGTTCCGGTTCAACGAGATGGTGCGCTACCGCGACGCGGCGCCGGCCGACGGGTGCCCCGCGTGGTGCACCGAGCACTACGACGGCGGCGAGCGGCGGCAGCAGCGCTGCCACTCCAGCTTCCCGCAGTCGGTCCCCGTGGCGGACGTGTACGCCGGGACGCGGCGGGAGCTGGGTGTCTGGCTGGAGCGCCGCGACGACCGGGAGACGGGCGTGGCGGAGACCGTCGGAATCCTCGAGGTGCGCCGGCTCGCCGAGGACGTCGAGCTGACGCCGGACGCGATGCGTCAGCTGGCCGAGCTGCTCCAGCAGCTCGCCGACCAGGCGGACGGGCGCCGGAGGTAG
- a CDS encoding helix-turn-helix domain-containing protein, translating to MLTGVDNESGSPGATLRRLREAAGYSLAGLAKRAGMDRTLISKLETGDRILRPHHAEALDKALGADGALQTLVEGEGGGAMQRRAMLWMISAAASVTATTGRVTLDELLRFGLLDAIEQPEDWDATIAEMQRRLVLAPDAEFGASIGAKLLMVRQAIADKGGVEDVRAAAMLSLLYGLWQGNQGRFPAALDWYRTASALARKSGDPAIETYVLGRAASRGVYEGMSREQVVGIAERALAVTKTPTLGLLEARSALAGVAAMTGDVDGGRAAVRAMRELADQLPDDGPTGPVARTANFHIFVESRVGGTQSAERARDETEAVLAKTPLWLAESRIYYALSVARAGYVRGAATLALEAIRTVPWNVHTLAMAAADVLTAVPRDDRSDEVMELRRFAEPAPRPWETL from the coding sequence GTGTTGACAGGTGTTGACAACGAGAGCGGGTCGCCCGGCGCGACGCTGCGACGCTTGAGGGAAGCGGCCGGGTACTCGCTCGCCGGGCTCGCCAAGCGGGCCGGCATGGATCGCACTCTGATTAGCAAGCTGGAGACCGGTGATCGGATCCTGCGGCCGCACCACGCCGAGGCTCTCGACAAGGCGCTGGGTGCCGACGGGGCCCTCCAGACGCTCGTCGAGGGGGAAGGAGGAGGCGCGATGCAGCGACGTGCGATGCTGTGGATGATCAGCGCTGCCGCCAGCGTCACCGCGACGACTGGCCGGGTCACCCTGGACGAGCTGCTCCGGTTCGGGCTGCTTGATGCGATCGAGCAGCCGGAGGACTGGGACGCCACGATCGCTGAGATGCAGCGCCGCCTGGTGCTCGCGCCGGACGCCGAGTTCGGGGCGAGCATCGGGGCGAAGCTGCTCATGGTCCGGCAGGCCATCGCCGACAAGGGTGGTGTGGAGGATGTGCGGGCCGCCGCCATGTTGAGCCTGCTCTATGGCCTCTGGCAGGGCAACCAGGGCCGTTTCCCGGCGGCCCTCGATTGGTATCGAACCGCTTCCGCTCTGGCCCGCAAGTCGGGCGACCCTGCGATCGAGACCTACGTGCTTGGCCGCGCCGCGTCCCGCGGCGTGTACGAGGGCATGAGCCGTGAACAGGTCGTCGGCATCGCCGAGCGGGCCCTGGCCGTAACGAAGACGCCGACGCTCGGCCTGCTGGAGGCGCGCTCGGCGTTGGCCGGCGTGGCGGCCATGACCGGCGACGTCGATGGCGGCCGCGCCGCGGTGCGGGCGATGCGGGAGCTCGCCGACCAGCTGCCCGACGATGGTCCGACTGGGCCGGTGGCTCGGACCGCGAATTTCCACATCTTCGTGGAGTCCCGTGTCGGCGGCACGCAGAGCGCCGAACGGGCTCGGGATGAGACGGAGGCGGTGCTGGCCAAGACCCCGTTGTGGCTGGCCGAGTCCCGGATCTACTACGCGCTGTCGGTGGCGCGGGCCGGCTACGTCCGCGGCGCAGCCACCCTGGCGCTGGAAGCGATCCGTACCGTCCCCTGGAATGTCCACACCTTGGCGATGGCCGCAGCGGATGTGCTGACGGCGGTTCCGCGGGACGATCGCAGCGATGAGGTGATGGAGCTCCGTCGGTTCGCCGAGCCGGCGCCGAGACCGTGGGAGACGCTGTGA